One Oncorhynchus masou masou isolate Uvic2021 chromosome 2, UVic_Omas_1.1, whole genome shotgun sequence genomic region harbors:
- the LOC135558081 gene encoding serum amyloid A-5 protein-like: MKLLLAGLVLTLIVGAQAQWYHFPGEAARGARDMWRAYGDMKDANWKNSDKYFHARGNYDAARRGPGGRWAATVISDGREMVQGSSGRGHEDSAADQEANRWGRNGGDPNRFRPQGLPKNY; the protein is encoded by the exons ATGAAGCTGCTTCTAGCTGGACTTGTTCTGACCCTTATTGTGGGGGCTCAAGCTCAGTGGTACCACTTCCCTGGTGAAGCTGCTCGAG GTGCTAGAGACATGTGGCGTGCATATGGCGACATGAAGGACGCCAACTGGAAAAACTCAGACAAGTACTTCCACGCTCGGGGCAACTATGATGCTGCCAGGAGAGGACCAGGGGGCAGGTGGGCAGCAACAGTCATCAG TGATGGCCGGGAGATGGTTCAGGGTTCCAGTGGTCGAGGACATGAGGACTCAGCAGCTGACCAGGAGGCTAACCGCTGGGGACGTAATGGAGGGGACCCCAACCGATTCAGACCCCAAGGACTCCCCAAGAACTACTGA